In the genome of Capra hircus breed San Clemente chromosome 17, ASM170441v1, whole genome shotgun sequence, one region contains:
- the PLK4 gene encoding serine/threonine-protein kinase PLK4 isoform X4, which produces MYKAGMVQRVQNEVKIHCQLKHPSILELYNYFEDNNYVYLVLEMCHNGEMNRYLKNRRKPFSENEARHFMHQIITGMLYLHSHGILHRDLTLSNLLLTRNMNIKIADFGLATQLKMPHEKHYTLCGTPNYISPEIATRSAHGLESDIWSLGCMFYTLLIGRPPFDTDTVKNTLNKVVLADYEMPTFLSREAKDLIHQLLRRNPADRLSLSSVLDHPFMSRNSSKKSKDLGTVEDSIDSGHATISTAITASSSTSISGSLFDRRRLLIEQPLPNKMTIFPKSKNPSDFSSSGDGSSFYTSWGNQEQETSNSGRGRVIQEAEERPHSRYLRRAHSSDRSETSHGQSRVKTYTMERCYSAEMLSKSKRSGVEEHERYSPTNNEANIFHFFKEKTSNSSGSFEGPDNNQALSNHLCPGKAPFPFPDQTPQTETVQQWFGNLQINDPSSEQSKTRGVEPPLVYQKRTLRSITSPLTAYRLKPIRQKTKKAVVSILDSEDVCVELLKDYASQEYVKEVLQISSDGSMITVYYPNDGRGFPLADRPPSPTDNISRYSFDNLPEKYWRKYQYASRFVQLVRSKSPKITYFTRYAKCVLMENSPGADFEVWFYDGAKIHKTEDLIQVIEKTGRSYTLKGESEVNSLREEVKMYMNHANEGHRICLALESIISEEEKKSGSAPFFPIIVGRRPSSSSSPKALTPPPPVDPNSPMREPPSLNRMVVNSTASPKQAPVLNPPVVTNEGLGLTGAASETNSSPRSLKDCFPKSAQLLKSVFVKNVGWATQLTSGAVWVQFNDGSQLVVQAGVSSISYTSPDGQTTRYGENEKLPEYIKQKLQCLSSILLMFSNPALSFH; this is translated from the exons atgtACAAAGCTGGAATGGTACAGAGAGTCCAAAATGAGGTGAAAATACATTGCCAATTGAAACATCCTTCTATCTTGGAG CTGTATAACTATTTTGAAGATAACAATTACGTGTACCTAGTATTAGAAATGTGCCATAATGGAGAAATGAACaggtatttaaaaaacagaagaaagccattctcagaaaatgaag CTCGACACTTCATGCACCAAATCATCACAGGAATGTTATATCTCCATTCGCATGGTATATTACACCGGGACCTCACACTTTCTAACCTCTTACTTACACGTAATATGAACATCAAGATTGCTGATTTTGGGCTGGCAACTCAGTTGAAAATGCCACATGAAAAGCACTATACGTTATGTGGAACTCCTAATTACATTTCTCCAGAAATTGCAACTCGAAGTGCACATGGACTTGAATCTGATATTTGGTCCTTGGGCTGTATGTTTTATACGTTACTTATTGGGAGACCGCCTTTTGACACTGACACGGTCAAGAACACATTAAATAAAGTAGTATTGGCAGATTATGAAATGCCAACTTTTTTGTCAAGAGAAGCCAAGGACCTCATTCACCAGTTACTTCGTAGAAATCCAGCAGATCGTTTAAGTCTGTCTTCAGTATTAGATCATCCTTTTATGTCccgaaactcttcaaaaaaaagtAAGGATTTAGGAACTGTAGAAGACTCGATTGATAGTGGACATGCCACAATTTCTACAGCAATTACAGCTTCTTCCAGTACCAGTATAAGTGGTAGTTTATTTGACAGAAGACGACTTTTGATTGAACAGCCACTCCCAAATAAAATGACTATATTTCCAAAGAGTAAAAATCCAagtgatttttcttcttcaggagATGGAAGCAGCTTTTATACTTCATGGGGCAATCAAGAACAAGAAACCAGTAATAGTGGAAGGGGAAGAGTAATCCAAGAGGCAGAAGAAAGGCCGCATTCTCGATACCTTCGTAGAGCCCATTCCTCTGATAGATCTGAGACTTCTCATGGTCAGTCTCGAGTGAAAACATATACAATGGAACGATGTTACTCAGCAGAAATGCTTTCAAAATCCAAACGATCAGGAGTGGAGGAACATGAAAGATACTCACCCACAAACAACGAAGCtaatatttttcacttctttAAGGAAAAGACATCCAATAGTTCTGGATCTTTTGAAGGACCTGATAACAATCAAGCACT ctcCAATCATCTTTGTCCAGGAAAAGCTCCCTTTCCATTTCCTGACCAGACACCTCAGACTGAAACGGTGCAACAGTGGTTTGGGAATCTGCAAATAAATG ATCCTTCTTCTGAACAAAGCAAGACTAGGGGTGTGGAGCCACCGTTGGTCTATCAGAAGCGTACATTACGAAGCATTACATCTCCTTTGACTGCTTATAGGTTGAAACCAATCCGACAGAAAACCAAAAAGGCCGTG gtGAGCATACTTGATTCAGAGGACGTATGTGTGGAGCTTCTGAAGGATTATGCATCTCAAGAATATGTGAAAGAAGTTCTTCAGATATCTAGTGATGGGAGTATG ATCACTGTTTATTATCCAAATGATGGAAGAGGTTTTCCTCTTGCTGATAGACCACCCTCACCTACTGATAATATCAGTAGGTACAGTTTTGATAATTTACCAG AAAAGTACTGGCGAAAATATCAATATGCTTCCAGATTTGTACAGCTTGTAAGATCTAAATCTCCCAAAATTACTTATTTTACAAGATATGCTAAATGTGTTTTGATGGAGAATTCCCCTGGTGCTGATTTTGAGGTTTGGTTTTATGATG GAGCAAAGATACACAAAACAGAAGATTTAATTCAGGTGATCGAAAAGACTGGCAGATCTTATACcttaaaaggtgaaagtgaagttaataGCTTAAGAGAGGAGGTAAAAATGTATATGAACCATGCTAATGAG ggcCACCGTATTTGTTTAGCACTGGAATCCATAatttcagaagaggaaaagaaaagtggaAGTGCTCCTTTTTTCCCCATAATCGTAGGAAG AAGACCAAGTAGTTCTAGTTCACCTAAGGCCTTAACACCTCCTCCTCCTGTGGATCCAAACTCCCCAATGCGAGAGCCACCATCTCTGAACAGAATGGTCGTAAATAGTACTGCTTCTCCAAAACAGGCACCAGTACTTAATCCTCCT GTGGTTACAAATGAAGGACTTGGCCTTACCGGTGCAGCTTCTGAAACAAACAGCTCTCCTAGAAGTCTTAAAGATTGTTTCCCTAAATCAGCACAACTTTTGAAGTCTGTTTTTGTGAAAAATGTTGGTTGGGCTACACAG TTAACTAGTGGAGCTGTGTGGGTTCAGTTTAATGATGGATCCCAGTTGGTCGTGCAGGCAGGAGTGTCTTCTATTAGTtatacatcaccagatggtcaaacaaCTAG
- the PLK4 gene encoding serine/threonine-protein kinase PLK4 isoform X1 produces the protein MLSTPDTSCIEDFRVGNLLGKGSFAGVYRAESIHTGLEVAIKMIDKKAMYKAGMVQRVQNEVKIHCQLKHPSILELYNYFEDNNYVYLVLEMCHNGEMNRYLKNRRKPFSENEARHFMHQIITGMLYLHSHGILHRDLTLSNLLLTRNMNIKIADFGLATQLKMPHEKHYTLCGTPNYISPEIATRSAHGLESDIWSLGCMFYTLLIGRPPFDTDTVKNTLNKVVLADYEMPTFLSREAKDLIHQLLRRNPADRLSLSSVLDHPFMSRNSSKKSKDLGTVEDSIDSGHATISTAITASSSTSISGSLFDRRRLLIEQPLPNKMTIFPKSKNPSDFSSSGDGSSFYTSWGNQEQETSNSGRGRVIQEAEERPHSRYLRRAHSSDRSETSHGQSRVKTYTMERCYSAEMLSKSKRSGVEEHERYSPTNNEANIFHFFKEKTSNSSGSFEGPDNNQALSNHLCPGKAPFPFPDQTPQTETVQQWFGNLQINDPSSEQSKTRGVEPPLVYQKRTLRSITSPLTAYRLKPIRQKTKKAVVSILDSEDVCVELLKDYASQEYVKEVLQISSDGSMITVYYPNDGRGFPLADRPPSPTDNISRYSFDNLPEKYWRKYQYASRFVQLVRSKSPKITYFTRYAKCVLMENSPGADFEVWFYDGAKIHKTEDLIQVIEKTGRSYTLKGESEVNSLREEVKMYMNHANEGHRICLALESIISEEEKKSGSAPFFPIIVGRRPSSSSSPKALTPPPPVDPNSPMREPPSLNRMVVNSTASPKQAPVLNPPVVTNEGLGLTGAASETNSSPRSLKDCFPKSAQLLKSVFVKNVGWATQLTSGAVWVQFNDGSQLVVQAGVSSISYTSPDGQTTRYGENEKLPEYIKQKLQCLSSILLMFSNPALSFH, from the exons ATGCTGTCTACCCCAGACACCAGCTGTATTGAG gaTTTTAGAGTTGGAAATCTGCTTGGTAAAGGATCATTTGCTGGAGTTTATAGAGCTGAGTCCATTCACACTGGTTTGGAAGTTGCAATCAAAATG atagataagaaagccatgtACAAAGCTGGAATGGTACAGAGAGTCCAAAATGAGGTGAAAATACATTGCCAATTGAAACATCCTTCTATCTTGGAG CTGTATAACTATTTTGAAGATAACAATTACGTGTACCTAGTATTAGAAATGTGCCATAATGGAGAAATGAACaggtatttaaaaaacagaagaaagccattctcagaaaatgaag CTCGACACTTCATGCACCAAATCATCACAGGAATGTTATATCTCCATTCGCATGGTATATTACACCGGGACCTCACACTTTCTAACCTCTTACTTACACGTAATATGAACATCAAGATTGCTGATTTTGGGCTGGCAACTCAGTTGAAAATGCCACATGAAAAGCACTATACGTTATGTGGAACTCCTAATTACATTTCTCCAGAAATTGCAACTCGAAGTGCACATGGACTTGAATCTGATATTTGGTCCTTGGGCTGTATGTTTTATACGTTACTTATTGGGAGACCGCCTTTTGACACTGACACGGTCAAGAACACATTAAATAAAGTAGTATTGGCAGATTATGAAATGCCAACTTTTTTGTCAAGAGAAGCCAAGGACCTCATTCACCAGTTACTTCGTAGAAATCCAGCAGATCGTTTAAGTCTGTCTTCAGTATTAGATCATCCTTTTATGTCccgaaactcttcaaaaaaaagtAAGGATTTAGGAACTGTAGAAGACTCGATTGATAGTGGACATGCCACAATTTCTACAGCAATTACAGCTTCTTCCAGTACCAGTATAAGTGGTAGTTTATTTGACAGAAGACGACTTTTGATTGAACAGCCACTCCCAAATAAAATGACTATATTTCCAAAGAGTAAAAATCCAagtgatttttcttcttcaggagATGGAAGCAGCTTTTATACTTCATGGGGCAATCAAGAACAAGAAACCAGTAATAGTGGAAGGGGAAGAGTAATCCAAGAGGCAGAAGAAAGGCCGCATTCTCGATACCTTCGTAGAGCCCATTCCTCTGATAGATCTGAGACTTCTCATGGTCAGTCTCGAGTGAAAACATATACAATGGAACGATGTTACTCAGCAGAAATGCTTTCAAAATCCAAACGATCAGGAGTGGAGGAACATGAAAGATACTCACCCACAAACAACGAAGCtaatatttttcacttctttAAGGAAAAGACATCCAATAGTTCTGGATCTTTTGAAGGACCTGATAACAATCAAGCACT ctcCAATCATCTTTGTCCAGGAAAAGCTCCCTTTCCATTTCCTGACCAGACACCTCAGACTGAAACGGTGCAACAGTGGTTTGGGAATCTGCAAATAAATG ATCCTTCTTCTGAACAAAGCAAGACTAGGGGTGTGGAGCCACCGTTGGTCTATCAGAAGCGTACATTACGAAGCATTACATCTCCTTTGACTGCTTATAGGTTGAAACCAATCCGACAGAAAACCAAAAAGGCCGTG gtGAGCATACTTGATTCAGAGGACGTATGTGTGGAGCTTCTGAAGGATTATGCATCTCAAGAATATGTGAAAGAAGTTCTTCAGATATCTAGTGATGGGAGTATG ATCACTGTTTATTATCCAAATGATGGAAGAGGTTTTCCTCTTGCTGATAGACCACCCTCACCTACTGATAATATCAGTAGGTACAGTTTTGATAATTTACCAG AAAAGTACTGGCGAAAATATCAATATGCTTCCAGATTTGTACAGCTTGTAAGATCTAAATCTCCCAAAATTACTTATTTTACAAGATATGCTAAATGTGTTTTGATGGAGAATTCCCCTGGTGCTGATTTTGAGGTTTGGTTTTATGATG GAGCAAAGATACACAAAACAGAAGATTTAATTCAGGTGATCGAAAAGACTGGCAGATCTTATACcttaaaaggtgaaagtgaagttaataGCTTAAGAGAGGAGGTAAAAATGTATATGAACCATGCTAATGAG ggcCACCGTATTTGTTTAGCACTGGAATCCATAatttcagaagaggaaaagaaaagtggaAGTGCTCCTTTTTTCCCCATAATCGTAGGAAG AAGACCAAGTAGTTCTAGTTCACCTAAGGCCTTAACACCTCCTCCTCCTGTGGATCCAAACTCCCCAATGCGAGAGCCACCATCTCTGAACAGAATGGTCGTAAATAGTACTGCTTCTCCAAAACAGGCACCAGTACTTAATCCTCCT GTGGTTACAAATGAAGGACTTGGCCTTACCGGTGCAGCTTCTGAAACAAACAGCTCTCCTAGAAGTCTTAAAGATTGTTTCCCTAAATCAGCACAACTTTTGAAGTCTGTTTTTGTGAAAAATGTTGGTTGGGCTACACAG TTAACTAGTGGAGCTGTGTGGGTTCAGTTTAATGATGGATCCCAGTTGGTCGTGCAGGCAGGAGTGTCTTCTATTAGTtatacatcaccagatggtcaaacaaCTAG
- the PLK4 gene encoding serine/threonine-protein kinase PLK4 isoform X2 — protein sequence MATCIGEKIEDFRVGNLLGKGSFAGVYRAESIHTGLEVAIKMIDKKAMYKAGMVQRVQNEVKIHCQLKHPSILELYNYFEDNNYVYLVLEMCHNGEMNRYLKNRRKPFSENEARHFMHQIITGMLYLHSHGILHRDLTLSNLLLTRNMNIKIADFGLATQLKMPHEKHYTLCGTPNYISPEIATRSAHGLESDIWSLGCMFYTLLIGRPPFDTDTVKNTLNKVVLADYEMPTFLSREAKDLIHQLLRRNPADRLSLSSVLDHPFMSRNSSKKSKDLGTVEDSIDSGHATISTAITASSSTSISGSLFDRRRLLIEQPLPNKMTIFPKSKNPSDFSSSGDGSSFYTSWGNQEQETSNSGRGRVIQEAEERPHSRYLRRAHSSDRSETSHGQSRVKTYTMERCYSAEMLSKSKRSGVEEHERYSPTNNEANIFHFFKEKTSNSSGSFEGPDNNQALSNHLCPGKAPFPFPDQTPQTETVQQWFGNLQINDPSSEQSKTRGVEPPLVYQKRTLRSITSPLTAYRLKPIRQKTKKAVVSILDSEDVCVELLKDYASQEYVKEVLQISSDGSMITVYYPNDGRGFPLADRPPSPTDNISRYSFDNLPEKYWRKYQYASRFVQLVRSKSPKITYFTRYAKCVLMENSPGADFEVWFYDGAKIHKTEDLIQVIEKTGRSYTLKGESEVNSLREEVKMYMNHANEGHRICLALESIISEEEKKSGSAPFFPIIVGRRPSSSSSPKALTPPPPVDPNSPMREPPSLNRMVVNSTASPKQAPVLNPPVVTNEGLGLTGAASETNSSPRSLKDCFPKSAQLLKSVFVKNVGWATQLTSGAVWVQFNDGSQLVVQAGVSSISYTSPDGQTTRYGENEKLPEYIKQKLQCLSSILLMFSNPALSFH from the exons ATGGCGACCTGCATCGGAGAAAAGATCGAG gaTTTTAGAGTTGGAAATCTGCTTGGTAAAGGATCATTTGCTGGAGTTTATAGAGCTGAGTCCATTCACACTGGTTTGGAAGTTGCAATCAAAATG atagataagaaagccatgtACAAAGCTGGAATGGTACAGAGAGTCCAAAATGAGGTGAAAATACATTGCCAATTGAAACATCCTTCTATCTTGGAG CTGTATAACTATTTTGAAGATAACAATTACGTGTACCTAGTATTAGAAATGTGCCATAATGGAGAAATGAACaggtatttaaaaaacagaagaaagccattctcagaaaatgaag CTCGACACTTCATGCACCAAATCATCACAGGAATGTTATATCTCCATTCGCATGGTATATTACACCGGGACCTCACACTTTCTAACCTCTTACTTACACGTAATATGAACATCAAGATTGCTGATTTTGGGCTGGCAACTCAGTTGAAAATGCCACATGAAAAGCACTATACGTTATGTGGAACTCCTAATTACATTTCTCCAGAAATTGCAACTCGAAGTGCACATGGACTTGAATCTGATATTTGGTCCTTGGGCTGTATGTTTTATACGTTACTTATTGGGAGACCGCCTTTTGACACTGACACGGTCAAGAACACATTAAATAAAGTAGTATTGGCAGATTATGAAATGCCAACTTTTTTGTCAAGAGAAGCCAAGGACCTCATTCACCAGTTACTTCGTAGAAATCCAGCAGATCGTTTAAGTCTGTCTTCAGTATTAGATCATCCTTTTATGTCccgaaactcttcaaaaaaaagtAAGGATTTAGGAACTGTAGAAGACTCGATTGATAGTGGACATGCCACAATTTCTACAGCAATTACAGCTTCTTCCAGTACCAGTATAAGTGGTAGTTTATTTGACAGAAGACGACTTTTGATTGAACAGCCACTCCCAAATAAAATGACTATATTTCCAAAGAGTAAAAATCCAagtgatttttcttcttcaggagATGGAAGCAGCTTTTATACTTCATGGGGCAATCAAGAACAAGAAACCAGTAATAGTGGAAGGGGAAGAGTAATCCAAGAGGCAGAAGAAAGGCCGCATTCTCGATACCTTCGTAGAGCCCATTCCTCTGATAGATCTGAGACTTCTCATGGTCAGTCTCGAGTGAAAACATATACAATGGAACGATGTTACTCAGCAGAAATGCTTTCAAAATCCAAACGATCAGGAGTGGAGGAACATGAAAGATACTCACCCACAAACAACGAAGCtaatatttttcacttctttAAGGAAAAGACATCCAATAGTTCTGGATCTTTTGAAGGACCTGATAACAATCAAGCACT ctcCAATCATCTTTGTCCAGGAAAAGCTCCCTTTCCATTTCCTGACCAGACACCTCAGACTGAAACGGTGCAACAGTGGTTTGGGAATCTGCAAATAAATG ATCCTTCTTCTGAACAAAGCAAGACTAGGGGTGTGGAGCCACCGTTGGTCTATCAGAAGCGTACATTACGAAGCATTACATCTCCTTTGACTGCTTATAGGTTGAAACCAATCCGACAGAAAACCAAAAAGGCCGTG gtGAGCATACTTGATTCAGAGGACGTATGTGTGGAGCTTCTGAAGGATTATGCATCTCAAGAATATGTGAAAGAAGTTCTTCAGATATCTAGTGATGGGAGTATG ATCACTGTTTATTATCCAAATGATGGAAGAGGTTTTCCTCTTGCTGATAGACCACCCTCACCTACTGATAATATCAGTAGGTACAGTTTTGATAATTTACCAG AAAAGTACTGGCGAAAATATCAATATGCTTCCAGATTTGTACAGCTTGTAAGATCTAAATCTCCCAAAATTACTTATTTTACAAGATATGCTAAATGTGTTTTGATGGAGAATTCCCCTGGTGCTGATTTTGAGGTTTGGTTTTATGATG GAGCAAAGATACACAAAACAGAAGATTTAATTCAGGTGATCGAAAAGACTGGCAGATCTTATACcttaaaaggtgaaagtgaagttaataGCTTAAGAGAGGAGGTAAAAATGTATATGAACCATGCTAATGAG ggcCACCGTATTTGTTTAGCACTGGAATCCATAatttcagaagaggaaaagaaaagtggaAGTGCTCCTTTTTTCCCCATAATCGTAGGAAG AAGACCAAGTAGTTCTAGTTCACCTAAGGCCTTAACACCTCCTCCTCCTGTGGATCCAAACTCCCCAATGCGAGAGCCACCATCTCTGAACAGAATGGTCGTAAATAGTACTGCTTCTCCAAAACAGGCACCAGTACTTAATCCTCCT GTGGTTACAAATGAAGGACTTGGCCTTACCGGTGCAGCTTCTGAAACAAACAGCTCTCCTAGAAGTCTTAAAGATTGTTTCCCTAAATCAGCACAACTTTTGAAGTCTGTTTTTGTGAAAAATGTTGGTTGGGCTACACAG TTAACTAGTGGAGCTGTGTGGGTTCAGTTTAATGATGGATCCCAGTTGGTCGTGCAGGCAGGAGTGTCTTCTATTAGTtatacatcaccagatggtcaaacaaCTAG
- the PLK4 gene encoding serine/threonine-protein kinase PLK4 isoform X3, with translation MLSTPDTSCIEDFRVGNLLGKGSFAGVYRAESIHTGLEVAIKMIDKKAMYKAGMVQRVQNEVKIHCQLKHPSILELYNYFEDNNYVYLVLEMCHNGEMNRYLKNRRKPFSENEARHFMHQIITGMLYLHSHGILHRDLTLSNLLLTRNMNIKIADFGLATQLKMPHEKHYTLCGTPNYISPEIATRSAHGLESDIWSLGCMFYTLLIGRPPFDTDTVKNTLNKVVLADYEMPTFLSREAKDLIHQLLRRNPADRLSLSSVLDHPFMSRNSSKKSKDLGTVEDSIDSGHATISTAITASSSTSISGSLFDRRRLLIEQPLPNKMTIFPKSKNPSDFSSSGDGSSFYTSWGNQEQETSNSGRGRVIQEAEERPHSRYLRRAHSSDRSETSHGQSRVKTYTMERCYSAEMLSKSKRSGVEEHERYSPTNNEANIFHFFKEKTSNSSGSFEGPDNNQALSNHLCPGKAPFPFPDQTPQTETVQQWFGNLQINDPSSEQSKTRGVEPPLVYQKRTLRSITSPLTAYRLKPIRQKTKKAVVSILDSEDVCVELLKDYASQEYVKEVLQISSDGSMITVYYPNDGRGFPLADRPPSPTDNISRYSFDNLPEKYWRKYQYASRFVQLVRSKSPKITYFTRYAKCVLMENSPGADFEVWFYDGAKIHKTEDLIQVIEKTGRSYTLKGESEVNSLREEVKMYMNHANEGHRICLALESIISEEEKKSGSAPFFPIIVGRPSSSSSPKALTPPPPVDPNSPMREPPSLNRMVVNSTASPKQAPVLNPPVVTNEGLGLTGAASETNSSPRSLKDCFPKSAQLLKSVFVKNVGWATQLTSGAVWVQFNDGSQLVVQAGVSSISYTSPDGQTTRYGENEKLPEYIKQKLQCLSSILLMFSNPALSFH, from the exons ATGCTGTCTACCCCAGACACCAGCTGTATTGAG gaTTTTAGAGTTGGAAATCTGCTTGGTAAAGGATCATTTGCTGGAGTTTATAGAGCTGAGTCCATTCACACTGGTTTGGAAGTTGCAATCAAAATG atagataagaaagccatgtACAAAGCTGGAATGGTACAGAGAGTCCAAAATGAGGTGAAAATACATTGCCAATTGAAACATCCTTCTATCTTGGAG CTGTATAACTATTTTGAAGATAACAATTACGTGTACCTAGTATTAGAAATGTGCCATAATGGAGAAATGAACaggtatttaaaaaacagaagaaagccattctcagaaaatgaag CTCGACACTTCATGCACCAAATCATCACAGGAATGTTATATCTCCATTCGCATGGTATATTACACCGGGACCTCACACTTTCTAACCTCTTACTTACACGTAATATGAACATCAAGATTGCTGATTTTGGGCTGGCAACTCAGTTGAAAATGCCACATGAAAAGCACTATACGTTATGTGGAACTCCTAATTACATTTCTCCAGAAATTGCAACTCGAAGTGCACATGGACTTGAATCTGATATTTGGTCCTTGGGCTGTATGTTTTATACGTTACTTATTGGGAGACCGCCTTTTGACACTGACACGGTCAAGAACACATTAAATAAAGTAGTATTGGCAGATTATGAAATGCCAACTTTTTTGTCAAGAGAAGCCAAGGACCTCATTCACCAGTTACTTCGTAGAAATCCAGCAGATCGTTTAAGTCTGTCTTCAGTATTAGATCATCCTTTTATGTCccgaaactcttcaaaaaaaagtAAGGATTTAGGAACTGTAGAAGACTCGATTGATAGTGGACATGCCACAATTTCTACAGCAATTACAGCTTCTTCCAGTACCAGTATAAGTGGTAGTTTATTTGACAGAAGACGACTTTTGATTGAACAGCCACTCCCAAATAAAATGACTATATTTCCAAAGAGTAAAAATCCAagtgatttttcttcttcaggagATGGAAGCAGCTTTTATACTTCATGGGGCAATCAAGAACAAGAAACCAGTAATAGTGGAAGGGGAAGAGTAATCCAAGAGGCAGAAGAAAGGCCGCATTCTCGATACCTTCGTAGAGCCCATTCCTCTGATAGATCTGAGACTTCTCATGGTCAGTCTCGAGTGAAAACATATACAATGGAACGATGTTACTCAGCAGAAATGCTTTCAAAATCCAAACGATCAGGAGTGGAGGAACATGAAAGATACTCACCCACAAACAACGAAGCtaatatttttcacttctttAAGGAAAAGACATCCAATAGTTCTGGATCTTTTGAAGGACCTGATAACAATCAAGCACT ctcCAATCATCTTTGTCCAGGAAAAGCTCCCTTTCCATTTCCTGACCAGACACCTCAGACTGAAACGGTGCAACAGTGGTTTGGGAATCTGCAAATAAATG ATCCTTCTTCTGAACAAAGCAAGACTAGGGGTGTGGAGCCACCGTTGGTCTATCAGAAGCGTACATTACGAAGCATTACATCTCCTTTGACTGCTTATAGGTTGAAACCAATCCGACAGAAAACCAAAAAGGCCGTG gtGAGCATACTTGATTCAGAGGACGTATGTGTGGAGCTTCTGAAGGATTATGCATCTCAAGAATATGTGAAAGAAGTTCTTCAGATATCTAGTGATGGGAGTATG ATCACTGTTTATTATCCAAATGATGGAAGAGGTTTTCCTCTTGCTGATAGACCACCCTCACCTACTGATAATATCAGTAGGTACAGTTTTGATAATTTACCAG AAAAGTACTGGCGAAAATATCAATATGCTTCCAGATTTGTACAGCTTGTAAGATCTAAATCTCCCAAAATTACTTATTTTACAAGATATGCTAAATGTGTTTTGATGGAGAATTCCCCTGGTGCTGATTTTGAGGTTTGGTTTTATGATG GAGCAAAGATACACAAAACAGAAGATTTAATTCAGGTGATCGAAAAGACTGGCAGATCTTATACcttaaaaggtgaaagtgaagttaataGCTTAAGAGAGGAGGTAAAAATGTATATGAACCATGCTAATGAG ggcCACCGTATTTGTTTAGCACTGGAATCCATAatttcagaagaggaaaagaaaagtggaAGTGCTCCTTTTTTCCCCATAATCGTAGGAAG ACCAAGTAGTTCTAGTTCACCTAAGGCCTTAACACCTCCTCCTCCTGTGGATCCAAACTCCCCAATGCGAGAGCCACCATCTCTGAACAGAATGGTCGTAAATAGTACTGCTTCTCCAAAACAGGCACCAGTACTTAATCCTCCT GTGGTTACAAATGAAGGACTTGGCCTTACCGGTGCAGCTTCTGAAACAAACAGCTCTCCTAGAAGTCTTAAAGATTGTTTCCCTAAATCAGCACAACTTTTGAAGTCTGTTTTTGTGAAAAATGTTGGTTGGGCTACACAG TTAACTAGTGGAGCTGTGTGGGTTCAGTTTAATGATGGATCCCAGTTGGTCGTGCAGGCAGGAGTGTCTTCTATTAGTtatacatcaccagatggtcaaacaaCTAG